In Cicer arietinum cultivar CDC Frontier isolate Library 1 chromosome 7, Cicar.CDCFrontier_v2.0, whole genome shotgun sequence, the genomic window CTCCTAAACTAGACATCTCAAACTGGTTTTTCATGTCCTCCACAAGTTTTTGTACTTCTTGTTGATTATTGCTTGTTACTAGCAAGTCATCAACGTACAAAGAGACAATTAAAGAACCACCATCCAGCAACCTTCTTACATAAAGAGTTGCATCATTTTCACTCCTCCTAAAGTCTTGATTGTGAAAGTGGCTATCAATTTTGTTGTACCAAACTCTAGGGGCCTGTTTTAGCCCATACAAAGCTTTATGAAGCTTATACACCATTTCCTCTCTTCCTTTCACTAAAAAACCATCAGGTTGAGCAACATAAATCTCTTCATCAAGATTTCCATTCAAGAATGTTGATTTGACATTTAAATGCCAAATTTTCCACTTCATTTGTGCAGCCAATGCTACAAGAATTCGAATAGTNNNNNNNNNNNNNNNNNNNNNNNNNNNNNNNNNNNNNNNNNNNNNNNNNNNNNNNNNNNNNNNNNNNNNNNNNNNNNNNNNNNNNNNNNNNNNNNNNNNNNNNNNNNNNNNNNNNNNNNNNNNNNNNNNNNNNNNNNNNNNNNNNNNNNNNNNNNNNNNNNNNNNNNNNNNNNNNNNNNNNNNNNNNNNNNNNNNNNNNNNNNNNNNNNNNNNNNNNNNNNNNNNNNNNNNNNNNNNNNNNNNNNNNNNNNNNNNNNNNNNNNNNNNNNNNNNNNNNNNNNNNNNNNNNNNNNNNNNNNNNNNNNNNNNNNNNNNNNNNNNNNNNNNNNNNNNNNNNNNNNNNNNNNNNNNNNNNNNNNNNNNNNNNNNNNNNNNNNNNNNNNNNNNNNNNNNNNNNNNNNNNNNNNNNNNNNNNNNNNNNNNNNNNNNNNNNNNNNNNNNNNNNNNNNNNNNNNNNNNNNNNNNNNNNNNNNNNNNNNNNNNNNNNNNNNNNNNNNNNNNNNNNNNNNNNNNNNNNNNNNNNNNNNNNNNNNNNNNNNNNNNNNNNNNNNNNNNNNNNNNNNNNNNNNNNNNNNNNNNNNNNNNNNNNNNNNNNNNNNNNNNNNNNNNNNNNNNNNNNNNNNNNNNNNNNNNNNNNNNNNNNNNNNNNNNNNNNNNNNNNNNNNNNNNNNNNNNNNNNNNNNNNNNNNNNNNNNNNNNNNNNNNNNNNNNNNNNNNNNNNNNNNNNNNNNNNNNNNNNNNNNNNNNNNNNNNNNNNNNNNNNNNNNNNNNNNNNNNNNtccattttgttggggtgagTAGCTGACTGTAAGTTGGCGCTCGGCACCAAGCTCATCACAAAATTTATTACATTCTGTAGAAACAAACTCCTTCCCATTGTCAGTTCTGAGTTTCTTCAAAAAATAGCCACTTTGGGTTTCAACTAAGgctttaaatttcttaaaaacagaaaaaactTCAGATTTATGTTTAAGAAAATAAACTCAAGTCATTCttgtaaaatcatcaataaaaagaatgaaatacTTGCTACCATGGAGTGAAGTAGTGTTCATAGGTCCACAAACATCTGAGTGAACCAATTCAAGTTTTTTATTTGCTCTCCATGTAGCTGAACTTGGAAAAGGCAATCTATGTTGCTTACCAAGTTGACAACCTTCACACACTTCTGAGCACATTTGAGTATTAGGCAAGCCTTTGACCAactttttcttttgagaaaatTGAATGGATTTCAAATTATAGTGGTCAAACCTCTTATGCCAAAGCTAAGAATCAAGTTCAGCCTTACTCAATTTACATTCATGTTCAGAAACTATTCCAGTTAATAGGAAAACTTCTTTTTTTCATAtctatttcaaataatttatgattattaACACCAGTAATCACACAACTTCCTTCTTTAAATAACAAGCAGTAGTCGTTTTGCATCATTTAACCCACACTTAACAGGTTTTGATCAAGTTCAGGCACTAAAAGAACATCAGAAATGTATTTAATACCTGTTGCAGTATAAATTTTCACCGTTCCTTTACCCGTGATGGCAAATTTTTCTCCATTTCCAATCTTTACAGATCTTGTAGCAGGTTTGAGCTCCGAAAAAAAAATCTGGTTTGCTAGTCATGTGTTGTGTGCATCCACTATCAAGAAACCAAGTGTCTCCATCCTCCAAACTTTTTCTAGTCTTGGCCATGAACAAGAGTTATTCGCTATCATCCGTTTCATTCACATTTGCCTTTTGAGAAGTGTgactttgttgatttttttgctGCTGTTTCAGCCTACAAAACCTCTCAAtatgtccatttttgttgcaaTATCTACATTGTATTGGTGGTGGTGTTTTTCCTTTGTACCAACAATCACTATCATTGTGGCTAGTTCTTTTGCAGATTCCACACTTTAGAAAcctttctttcttctttgtaTCTTTTCCATAATGCTGCccaacaaatttcttttcatcttTGACTTTTATGGCTTTTTCTTTGTGTTTGACTTGTAAGGATGATTTTGTTGCTTCCTCTTGTCGAAGAAGTCTTCTCTGCTCTTGAGCTTGAAGAGCATTTGTAAGCTTTGTTAAGCTTATCTTAGAAAGATCTTTAGACTCTTCAAGTGAAGAAATTTTGGATTCGAACCTTTCGGGTAAAACCACCAAGACTTTTTCTACAATTCTACTATCAAGAAATTCTTCCCCCAACAATCTAATTTGGGTTACAACTTTCATAACTTTGGTCATGAAATCATTTATGGTTTCAGCTTCATTCATCTTCAAGGCTTCAAACTCTCTTTTGAGATTAAGAACCTGCATTTGCTTGGTTCTTTCATTCCGAAAAAACTCTTCTTCCAACTTCTCCCAAACTTGTTTTGTTGTCTCCAAGTGTGAGATTCTCATGAAAACATCATCATTCACAGCAGAGTGAAGGATGGTAATAGCCTTATCTCTCTTAGCAACTTGCTCACTGTGGTATCTCATTTGAGCAATAGTTGGATTTTCTTGCAAAGGTGGTGGTTCAGTAGTTGTTTCCACCACCTCCCAAAGATCATATGCTCTCAACTGAGTCCTCATCTTTACAGACCAGATTTCATAATTATTTCCTGTAAATACAGGAGGTGCTGGTAGTGCAATATTGTTAGAAGCCATCAAGAAAAAAAAGGTTGGGTATCAAGAAAACaggttttttaattttcttctctagtgattttttcttttcaaatggGTATTCTATTTCTGTAAAAAAATTGGTATGCTGGATTTTTTGTGGTTTTAAATCATAGGCCCTTCAAGAACAAAGAGGCTCTAGATACCAATTGCTAGTTTCTTTTAAATTCAGAAACATAGATCACTTTCATTCACATCAAAATATTGTTTCtaatacaatatataaaaacagAAAAGAGAAAAGCAGTAGGACAGCATGGTGGTCTGTCACCTAACCATGATTACAAAGTCTTAACCACTCAAACAAGTATGGGTCACCATACTTTATGCAGAGGTAACTTGGACagcaaaataaaactaaagataaaacaaaagatcacaaaatattattgGTGAACATCTCAAATCTCATGCTTTAACATTGTCCAAAAAATTAGATTTCACCATTCAAAACAAGCTATCATCTCCTCCCTCCATTATATATCATAATAACCTATAATCAAGACCAACACCATCAGAGTAatctatttttcttctaaattccTCAATCTTGTTAGTATTGCATTGAGCTTTAAGAATATTGTTACAACGATAATAGCCTATCCTTACTTGAGATGTGCTAGCAACAAACCACTTAACTTTACTGATATACATCGAATTGACGGATTCAGGCTTTTACCGCCGACGAATATATAAGCAACATGTCATGCATGTAGGTCTAGTTGGACTTCATTGGCTCGTAAAATGTTTTTGGGTACCAACTTACACTTGTATCCCATTGTGAACTAGACCTTCTAAGTAAACTAAAGATAGTTTATCCATTCTTAGGGCTAAAAACTATAAGCTTAAACTAAACCTATCAAGTAGGTTAAAAGTAAGCTTAAACTAGACCTATTAAGTAAGCTAAAAGTTTTTCTGGCGTTAGGTGAAAATGATGCTGAAAATTATAGAAAAGAGAAGGATGGAGAAATTAATACATCATTCAGCCAAAAGTTGTGGTCGAGCTTTTCTGAAAAGTTAATGTAGTAAAGGTATTTGTTTCCACAACtgattttgtgttttttttcttcaaggtACCATGCATGTATTATACATTTATACTCATATTtggttttagtttaattttagttttattaataaaattttatttgatttaaagttTCATATTTCAGCTCTTAAGATTAAAAGTTGGTATATGTAGCATGTTATTCGTCGTTGTATtacaagaaaattaaatttttgaacattttataGAAAAGTTATGAACTTTATGTATTGAAAATGAATACATTTTGCAAAGAATTAAATCTGATGAAAGGAGCTTAACTCCTTATATACATGAAAACCTAACATAACAAATTTCCTAAGTCCAACTAGTTTGAATGAGGCTAATAGTCAATCATTTACATCAGCTTTAAACTGAGAGTTGACTGACTACCAGTCAGCTACAGCACCTGACTGCTCTACAACTTTAGCTTTTGTCACCTTGTGCTACTAGTTTCTTCGACTTAACTAGTTTCCTTTTTGTCTTGTAATAGTTTAGGTTACTATGCTCTTAgagttgaattttattttatggttgaaATCTTTTAATGGTATGAGGTTGCAATTTGAAATTGTAACAGCGTTGTTTAGTTTGTAagattaaattttgtttgtgtCTTATAGATGTTCTTACTTATAAGATCCCACTAGTTTCCAATTTGAAAGTTTGTGATAATTTCAAGTGAATTTTGTGGACAGAACACAAagtaagaaaatagaaaatatgacCCTATATTTTCATAGTTAGTTTTAGTTtgatttcttttccttttggaTATATGTTTGTATTCATATAATGGTAGATGATGAGGAAATTTGACTCTATATTTTGcacaatattttgaatttgatttccTTTCCTTTTGATATATGTTTGTGTTTCTTTTAACCTGCTAGAATCATATGACATTTTATGTTGAAGATTCTTTAAATATAATGTTTTTGTGATACAAAACATTCAAAAAAATTCGATTGCTCTATATATTTCAGCAGTAAACATAACTCAAAATCTATAGAATGGATAGTCCCATACAACAATTAATACGCAATGATATAGTTGTGTAACAAAAATATTGTATAATAGTCCTAAAGTTGGTATAAGATCAATAGTTAAGGATTATGAGATattatattaatcaaataaagGATGGAAACAAGCAaggaaattattatttaaatatgagtagccatttagaaagaaaaaaaaagagtaagtGAAACTTAATTATTGTGTACATACATTAGAAATATCAAATTTAGCCACTGCTTCTAGGTTAtttggtaataataataataataataataataataataataataataataataataataataataataataataataataataataataataataataagaataataagaATATATGGTAAACTACAAATAGTTTAAGTcaa contains:
- the LOC140918806 gene encoding uncharacterized protein; its protein translation is MASNNIALPAPPVFTGNNYEIWSVKMRTQLRAYDLWEVVETTTEPPPLQENPTIAQMRYHSEQVAKRDKAITILHSAVNDDVFMRISHLETTKQVWEKLEEEFFRNERTKQMQVLNLKREFEALKMNEAETINDFMTKVMKVVTQIRLLGEEFLDSRIVEKVLVVLPERFESKISSLEESKDLSKISLTKLTNALQAQEQRRLLRQEEATKSSLQVKHKEKAIKVKDEKKFVGQHYGKDTKKKERFLKCGICKRTSHNDSDCWYKGKTPPPIQCRYCNKNGHIERFCRLKQQQKNQQSHTSQKLWHKRFDHYNLKSIQFSQKKKLVKGLPNTQMCSEVCEGCQLGKQHRLPFPSSATWRANKKLELVHSDVCGPMNTTSLHALVETQSGYFLKKLRTDNGKEFVSTESLAAQMKWKIWHLNVKSTFLNGNLDEEIYVAQPDGFLVKGREEMVYKLHKALYGLKQAPRVWYNKIDSHFHNQDFRRSENDATLYVRRLLDGGSLIVSLYVDDLLVTSNNQQEVQKLVEDMKNQFEMSSLGEMNYFLGLEVYQSEDEIFLNQEKYAREILKKFRMESCKSVPTPLVSNLKLSKEDETEKIDASLYRSLIRSLLYLTSSRPDLMYATSLLSRFMQSPTKTHFAAVKRVLRYVKGITQFGIWYKPSENESLIGYIDSDWVGNIDDMKSTTSYAFSLGSALVETQSGYFLKKLRTDNGKEFVSTECNKFCDELGAERQLTVSYSPQQNGVYERKNRHVLEMARCMIFEKKLPKSFWAEAVNTADGTHGSKKFWKPVYLQNRLPTRAVEGMTPIEAWGGIKTSIKHLRVFGSLCYTHIPEIKRTKLDEKAEKGILIGYSSKSKGYKVYGIDSDPIAISENPVQHGKTKHIQVKFHDIREAIKSQEIKLAHCVRTLKFLIY